The Desulfobacterales bacterium genome contains the following window.
ACTTTGCATATACACGTAGATGCCGTACGAAAGCGGTCCATCGGCGTTTTTGGACACAAGCATCAGGGTCATTCCCAATTCCACCGCAGCCGTAGCGAAACTTGTCACGAAGCCCGCCAGAATCCCACCGGCCATCAACGGGACCACGATTTTGCGGATGGTTGAAAACTTGCCTGCTCCCAGATTTTCGGCTGACTCCTCCAAAGAAACGCTGACCTGCTGCAAAGCCGCAGTGCAGGCGCGCAGCGCATACGGCAGCCGGCGGATGGCAAGGCCGATGACGATGGCGACCCACCAGGTGGCCAGGGGCTGATTTTCCAGCCATGGCACGCGGAAAGCAAAGAACGTGCGCAGATACCCGATACCGATCACGAGTCCGGGGATCGCCACTGCCGACATGGCGACGTAATCCAACACCTTTCGCCCGATCAGTTTTGTGCGCAGGGCGATATAGGCAATGGCTATACCCAGTACGATATCGATAAGTCCGGCAAGAAATGAATACAGAACGGTGTTGGTCATATACTCGGGTGTTGCTGTGAAAACGGCAATAAAGTGGTCAAGGGTAAATGCATCCGGTATAACGCTGTAAGACCAGATGGTTCCGAATGAAAGCAGCGTCAGGCCGAAATGGGGCGCCAAGACCAGCACCATAATCAAAATGATGATGAACCAGGCCATAACCTTCTCCCACGACCGCATGCGGCGTTTGGCCAGACCGCCGCCGCCTTTTTGCACGGTGGCGTAGTCCTTTCCCTTAAGCGACTTCATGGCCAGCCAGATGGATGACAGGGAGATCACTACAAGAATGACGGATATTACATAACCCATGGGGTCCTTGATGCCGATGGAAGCGATGCGCAGGTATGCCTGGGGCGCCAGCATATTGTTGACATTCAGCAAAAGCGGCGTACCCAGATCGTCAAAGACCTTCAGAAACACCAGCGAAGCGCCGGCTACGTATCCCGGCATGGCCAGGGGCAGGACGATTCGCCGAAACAGGCGGGAGCCTGAACAGCCCAGGTTCTGGGCCGATTCTTCCATGGACTTGTCGATGTTGTGCAGCGCCGCGGACAGGTTAATCAGGATAAACGGAAAATAATGGAGGCTTTCAACAAAAATAACGCCATTGAGCCCCTCCATCAATGGGATGTTGATGCCGAACCATTGTTCCAGCAGGAGGTTGAGGCTGCCGTTTCGGCCGAAGAGCATCATCATGGACACGGCGCCGACAAAGGGCGGCATGATGAGCGGAATGATGCCCAGGCTTTGAATAATCACAGCGCCCTTAAACTCAAAGCGTGATGTAAAGTATGCCAGCGGCATTGAAAACAGGGACGCCACGATGACCGTCATAACGCCGACATAGAGAGAATTCCAGAAAGATTCACGAAACAGGGCGGTGCTGAAAAAGTCTCTAAAATTGATGAGGGTGAACTGGCCGGTGGTCACATCCTGAAAGGCAACGAAAATGACCTTCACCACAGGGATAATAAGAAAGAGGAGCAGGAACAAGGCGATGAAGAGCATGACCGTTCCCAGCGCCGGATGCTTTCTGAATTCGGAAGTAGCCACTGACCCCTCCAGCCGGTTGATTCGCCGTATATAGTCGGTAGGCAAGTAAAATTTATAAAAATCCTGCGCCGGTCCTATTGAAACCGGCACAGGACAGGTCAAATAGTCTTACTTGAGCAATTTCAGTGCCTGTTCGGCTTTTGCTTCGGCTTCGGCGTAGTTTTTCTTGGTAAAGGCGTCCCATTTTTCTTCGATCTCAGCCTGTCGCGGCGGGATCTTGGCATCTGCTTTTTTACGTGCTTTGAAGGCGTCCGAAGTAAAAACACCCGGGAACTTTGCATCAACCGCCTCGGATTCGGAAATCGGCATTGCCGCCAAAAGATTGTGTGCCTCTTTGATCAGGGCCTTGGCCTTGGCGTTGGACTTGCCGGCAAGAGCGGCTTCGGCTTTTTGAATCGCTTTGTCAGCAGCCGCAAGATCCTTCTGCCGGTAGGTAATCAAGACGTCAAATAGAGCGTTGACAATATTATACCGGTTTCCAGAGAGTTCGACGTCAAATTTGACGGCTGCACCGATGGATTTGTCCTTGAAGGGGTTTGGGAAATCTTTGGGCGCCTTTGCATATGTTTCAGGATTGACGGGCAGGCGCCGAATCGCCGGGTCCAGCAGCAACTCCTGTCCTTCCACCGACAGCAGGTACTCGATGAAAGCAGCGGCCGCTTTGGGGTGCGGGGCGTTTTTTATAATGGCGATATTGGCGGGTACCAATGTTGTCACAGTGGGATAGACGAAGTCTACGGGAAATCCTGTGGCCTGGGACGAGAAACCAAAAAAGTCGATGACGATGCCGATGCCGAAGTCGCCGCTGTTTACGCCCTCAGGGACGCCGAAACTGCGCTCGGTGATCATTTTAAAATTACCGGCGAGCTCCTTCCATGTCGCCCAGCCTTTATCCCAGCCCTCGCCCTGGAGGACGGTCTCCACCGTCAGATGCGTCGTTCCAGAGCGCGAGGGGGAAGACATTCCGACATGATCGTGGTAGACCGGTTTCTTGAGATCGTCCCACTCCTTTGGGACCGGAATTTTCTTGGCTGCGAGGTAGCGCGTGTTCCACATGATGCCATAGCCGGAAGCGGCAAAACCGAAGTAGTAGCCATCGGGATCGTTAATGGGATATGAGCCGACCTTTTCAGGGATCCCCTTTGCCTGGAGCGTATATTTATCCAGCAATCCATTGCCTTTTAATACTTCGAAAGCGTCCGGCGCAGAGGCCCAGGCGATGTCGGACGTATTTCCCTTTGCGGTTTCCTGAATATATTTCACCGCAGCGGAAGTTCCTTTTTGAAGGATTTCAACGGTGGTGCCCGGATATTTTGCTTCAAAGGCCTTTTTAAAAGGGCCGGTCAGGTCTTTTGGAAACGA
Protein-coding sequences here:
- a CDS encoding iron ABC transporter permease, whose amino-acid sequence is MATSEFRKHPALGTVMLFIALFLLLFLIIPVVKVIFVAFQDVTTGQFTLINFRDFFSTALFRESFWNSLYVGVMTVIVASLFSMPLAYFTSRFEFKGAVIIQSLGIIPLIMPPFVGAVSMMMLFGRNGSLNLLLEQWFGINIPLMEGLNGVIFVESLHYFPFILINLSAALHNIDKSMEESAQNLGCSGSRLFRRIVLPLAMPGYVAGASLVFLKVFDDLGTPLLLNVNNMLAPQAYLRIASIGIKDPMGYVISVILVVISLSSIWLAMKSLKGKDYATVQKGGGGLAKRRMRSWEKVMAWFIIILIMVLVLAPHFGLTLLSFGTIWSYSVIPDAFTLDHFIAVFTATPEYMTNTVLYSFLAGLIDIVLGIAIAYIALRTKLIGRKVLDYVAMSAVAIPGLVIGIGYLRTFFAFRVPWLENQPLATWWVAIVIGLAIRRLPYALRACTAALQQVSVSLEESAENLGAGKFSTIRKIVVPLMAGGILAGFVTSFATAAVELGMTLMLVSKNADGPLSYGIYVYMQSAAGRGPGAALGIAAVVVVGLCTMISYIVIDRRQKKYGMQQNN
- a CDS encoding extracellular solute-binding protein, whose product is MKVRLKFGSKLLPVGLIIIALCFLGLGPSIAAGIEDKVVIVTSFPKDLTGPFKKAFEAKYPGTTVEILQKGTSAAVKYIQETAKGNTSDIAWASAPDAFEVLKGNGLLDKYTLQAKGIPEKVGSYPINDPDGYYFGFAASGYGIMWNTRYLAAKKIPVPKEWDDLKKPVYHDHVGMSSPSRSGTTHLTVETVLQGEGWDKGWATWKELAGNFKMITERSFGVPEGVNSGDFGIGIVIDFFGFSSQATGFPVDFVYPTVTTLVPANIAIIKNAPHPKAAAAFIEYLLSVEGQELLLDPAIRRLPVNPETYAKAPKDFPNPFKDKSIGAAVKFDVELSGNRYNIVNALFDVLITYRQKDLAAADKAIQKAEAALAGKSNAKAKALIKEAHNLLAAMPISESEAVDAKFPGVFTSDAFKARKKADAKIPPRQAEIEEKWDAFTKKNYAEAEAKAEQALKLLK